The window TGCCCAGCCGGTTGACGTCCTCGACGCTGCCCTTCGAGCTGTTGTTGCCCGGCATCAGGCCGGTGCCGACCCAGACCATGCCGTGCTGGGCGGCAAAGACCGCCAGTTGGATCAGGCTGTTCAGCTTGTCGCCGCTTTGGCTGGCCGAATTGGTGAACCCGGCGGCGATTTTGTCCTTCCAGGCCAAGCTGAACCAGGCTTTGGAACTGGCGTCCATGAAGGCTTTGAAGGGGGCGGAAACGCTGCCCATATAGGTGGGAGCGCCGAAAATGATGGCGTCGGCCTGGGCCAGATCGTCCCAGTGCTTGTCGGCGTCGGCGACCCCGATCAATTGCACCT of the Alphaproteobacteria bacterium genome contains:
- a CDS encoding flavodoxin family protein, which encodes MTKIAVVYHSGYGHTAKQAEAVAKGAGSVAGAQVQLIGVADADKHWDDLAQADAIIFGAPTYMGSVSAPFKAFMDASSKAWFSLAWKDKIAAGFTNSASQSGDKLNSLIQLAVFAAQHGMVWVGTGLMPGNNSSKGSVEDVNRLGSFLGAMAQSNSDAPPELAPPPADLKTAELLGERVALAAKRWTNKA